TTTGCTTGTCATTTAGGTAATGTCTTCAAGGAGACTTTCTTGTTCAAATACACTGGTAAGTTTTTTTCATAACATGCCAAAAGGGCTGATACATAAACTCAGTAAGAGCAAGCTATCAAaacagagggtttttttaaaatatgcactTGCCAAATTCAAATTTAAGACAGCTATGGCTATTTCTTTACAtctaaaaataacatttattcaTACAAATATATGGTTTAAATAACCATAAAAATAAAGGGCTAACCACTTCCAACAGCTCAGAAAGAGTCTGGAAGGCTCAATTCTAAATCATGTACAACTCAATCGATCCTCTTGCAATTAAGGTGGTCAAAAGTCAttcacagagcactgaatcaaCCACCTGTGACTAGTCACGCAAGCAGTCCTTGTATCTAGAAGCTATTTAAATATGCAAATACAAAGGAAATAATTGACTAAATGGTGCTTTAGACAATTATCCTGAAAATTAGAACCCTGGGAATGGCCTTTCACAGTATTTCACCTCAACGGCAAGTCCAGCTTTCTGCTGCTTCcattgcaaacacacacacacaggagaacGCCTGAACATACCAGCTTCAGGTACAGAACAGTGGCACTTATTTGTGGAGAGAATCAGAAATCTTGTTACTTTCCAATAACAGTAATCAGAGGCTTATAAAAATAATACATTCAGAATATATAGAGAAAAAATAGCAGTGATCCATTACTAACTTAATATTCAGCATTCAAAATAAGTCAAAACAGAACACCAATAGCAGCAAAATAACTTAGGGTATTAAAATATCTTGATTTCAGCTAGAATCTTCTATCACCTACACTAACGCTGAATAATTGAAAAAGCATGCATTTAAATAGCTTTTTAATTCACAGATGTTGGAACATAAGAAATGCATCTTAAAATCAGACTTTTTCAGCAATATTAGACTGCAATTATGTCACCTTACAACAAACAGCTATTTTTACTAAAAATTTATGAGCAGTCACTCCAGGCTTTAACATATTGTACCAATAAAGAAATGAAGCCAAAATTGCACATGTACAAACCAGCCGATATAAGTAAGCTTCATATTCTccttctgtttgcaaacagatacTTATTCCTTACCTGGCAGctggggaagaaaataagaaaaactatATTGCCCATTAGACTATCAGGAAAGAAGATGTCACAATACACAATTTTCTTAGGGTCAAAGATAAGCAAGCCAGTAAAACTGAACAAAGCCTGAACTAAATTTCCTACCTACTCTCAAATCAGGTTTTAGAAATAAGACATATTGCTGTACTGTCTATaggaaaacaaatgtaaagaacccccccgctctgccctccccaggcAGAACATGGCACCACGGCACTGCTGAAAAGTTGTTACTAAAGCACTTCATGCTACGAAGACAGGATAGAGTCACTTAATGCACATTGGCATCAGTTATACAATCTTATAAGTGTATGTTAAATGGAAAGCAAAGTTGGTAGAACCTTCCGATAGAACAATAAAACCAGCAAATCTTTCCGCTCCTCAGAACTGAAAACATATTCAAGAGTCTACTTAAAACACCTAAAAAAACCAAATAGCCAAAAAATCCCAACACAGCAAACAAACCACCCACAAAAAAGCACTTGCTTTGTCTCCGGCAAAGATGGCCTTGCCCTGGAAGCAGGGTGATATTTAAAAGTTTCTTTCTGAACAGTTGCtacttaatttaaaaccattttccTCTTTTGGTTTTATCCAAAGGATTTGTGAGCATGATAGGGTATGCTACCTGTTTATTTAAACTTCTACTTTCCTTGCTATTTTTAGCTTGTGGAGGCTGACACAAAACATTTACAAGAGCTTTATGGCTTGTTCTGTCATTGCTTTTATTACAAACCATTCACATGGAAAGCTGCTAAGTGTGCAGTTTGAATTCATAGGTGCTTGTTTTCCACTGGTCGAGATCCACATCGATCACGTCGCGCTCGGTGAAAGTCACCCATCCTTCTGAGTCAATCAGGATGACTGTGTTAGTCCTGAAACAACACAGGGGTACAAACTGGCCATTATAGAAGTTTTCAGGGCCTCATGCCTAAAGGTTttagctcatttttttttcttgaccacACCATCACCCCACAAGCAGGGCACAAATCATCCCGGCAAGTTCAAACAGACATTTTCATGCTCTGATTCCCTGTTGCACTTGCAGCAGCTGACACACAAGAGATTAAACTTCTTTTAGTGCCAggtgttccattcagaagttgcataaaaaccaagtttctcttcaCAGCCTACATGTACCCTGATGGGTTATTCACATCAATGCTAGTCTCGCATTCCTTCAAATGTTTTGTTCATTAAGAATTAAACTTCATTAATTATTATCACAGGACACTGATACGCCATCAAAGAACTTTTCTCTCTCTAGTAACCCTCCAAAGGGGAAATTTGTTTCAATGAAAGGCAGATTCTGTTCCTGCATCCACAGCACTTTGACGAAGTGGACACTGTAGCACCCTGcccgagagagcctgacaggagcaGGAGTTTTCCACCATCGTGATGTGGTGGCCTTCCACAAGTCATTCCACAGTTGTTCACTCATTAAAAAGTGCTTTGTTTCCTCAGAAGAATATCCTGAGGCCCAATTAACAATCTCTATTCACTAAGCAATGTTGCTAATGGAACGATAAGTGTGAGTATACAATTATAGTAGCAGGGAGGTCTTGAAATATAGTGTTAATTCACCACTAAGGGGTTGATATTTCTCCTGAGTTACCCCTGTTTCCTTTGACACAGCCAGACTACATCCTGTAGAGGCAAAGGGAGGAAAATGCTTCTTTACTACTTCGCCTTCATtatcccatatttaaaatgtttttggaaTACATTTTATAGAGATACTCAGTTTTAGCGGTGGTTTCTTTCTCTGAATACCAACTTAAAATAATTGCAGAAATGAGCGCTCTCTGCTTATCAGTTTACATCTCTATAGTGGAAATGCTACAGCTGACACTGCCAGAGACCAGTCTGACAAAATAGCTTCTGGTCTTTTAGAGCAGGAATTCCCTACCAGCAGCAACAGCGTTCATCTAGAATTTTGCCCCACTGAGGATAAAATTCAAGATGTATTTGCATTATTCTGTTCTTTTTGCAGCTTTGGTAGAACAGACTGAGCAGAAAGTGATAATTTCTCAGTAAAAACAGCAACATCAGTTAGGCAAAAAGTGGAAATACATGTTCTTTTGAATAATAGGTTTTTAATGTGTGAAAACATATTACAATGACATGCCTAAAGAAATCTCTAACTTAGTTAACTATGCAAATGGAACTATTCTTGCTCTTCAAAGATAAATGTGTTCTGCAGTTCCTCAGATGTAGAAGATAATTCTGGGTTTTCTACTGCtaaaaaacattatttcaaaGCTTTTAATGTTTTGACAAGATCAAAATTAGAGGTGGTCAGATCTGCTACAACACTGGGGAACCAGCAGAACTGTATTATCTTGTCTTGGACAAACTGAAGCTGCGTCACACTCCCCACCCAAGACGAACCACAATGTGTACTTAAAATGCTCATCAGTAGCAAATCTAAGACACCAGAATACTGAGCAAGGAAATACTGTACTAAATTATACCTGATTAATATTTGAACACATTTAAAGGAGTCACTATAGAGTTAAAACTTAGAGCAGCATAATTTTGATTTGAAATATGTTTTGATCCAGTACACATCTGTTTCTGACTATGAATGTTTTACCTTGTTCCATAACCTGGGCAACGAACACATACAGCTGCGTACTTGTTCAGTACAGGACGTATATAATCCTTCCCTTGGTCTTCAATCGCAGGGTCTGGTAATTGACTGAAAAGtagtaaaataacttttaaaaatgaatttaattgTTTATGGCAAGCAATTTACACATCCCTTGTCTTGCACACATCACCCTTACTAGGAGGAGAGAAATCTTTAAAAGAAAAGGGCACAGATAAATCACTGTACAGACTATGAGTACTGAGACCACAATAACAATGTTTACTGGGTCTGCTGCTTAAAAATCTATAGAAGTCAGTCTCTGCAGAGAGAAAGAACACTACTTTTGCCCTTAATGACCCAGCTTTAGGCAATTAATATAAGCAAAAGTGTATTTTCTGTCAAAATTGTTTCCACATGCAATTTTTTAAACCAGTCATATCACGTTTTGAGTAAAGTCTGGCAATCATGTTCTTACGGTTCTTGATTATTCATCACTGTAAGAAGCTCCTGCACCAAGTCTTCTTTGGTAAGGTCTTGACTTCTCTCGATCACTTCTGTGAAAAGCTGCTTCCCATATTGAAGCTTCTTCCATGGTGTATCCAACAAAGAGTTACTCAATCCATATATTCCTagacataaaaaaacccaataacttTTTAAGCTCTGGAGCAAATAAAATTAACTTACGTtctgtgcaaaaaaaacccatcatAGTTATCCCACACAGTCCGAGGGCAAAATACAAACCTGCTATCAGCAAATTCATCATTAATCTCTCATGATAATTTGCTTATTCATCCTAATTCCAGCTTTCATTTTACTTCCCAAATAAGTGAGGTACGTAGTTACGTACCAAAGATGTGTATCATGCGACAAAATAAATACACCATCCCTTCCAATACTAAGAGTCTCTTAGGTGCATAGTTCATAATACAATAACCTAACCATTTCTCAGCAGCTCTTCTGGACAACTATTTTCGATTGTTTTGTTAGAGGGGGAAAACCTCACAAAGCCATCTCACAACCACaactccctcccccaccccaacaCCCACATTGTTGCTTTAAGTTTACTAAAATTAGCTAAATTCAAGGTATTCAGCACTGTTTACAGCACATTGTACACCATGGTGTGAAATCAGGTGAGAtggcaaagcttttttttcccctccagaacACAACACTAATAGAAACATTAGATTCAAAAGCAATAACAATCAAATGTCTACAGACCAGTCCCTGTGGACCACTTCTACCCTGCACAATATCTACATACTTACTAAGTCATGTTGGGTGAGGGATAAATTAAATTGGAAAGGGTATTCTGGTGATTTGCAGTTGTCATTACAGACTTCACAAGTTTTAATACAGTGTAAGTGATTCCTGAGCTAATCTTTATTTGCAGGTATGCTATGAAACGCACACCCCATCCCTAAACAGGAGACTACAGCAGGCACGTGTCTTACACGAGGCTGTGTTAAGCATCTGTGCTAATATTCAGTATGTTGTTTCACAGATTTACTTCAGTCCATATTTGCAGCAGTTACTTTTAAGATCTGTTTTGCTAAATGATGGAAAAGGTACAACAGAATTCTATCATTTTTGCAGTCTAGTCTTTTCTAGTTTAGCTATATTAACTTATTTTTGCATCTGATTTCACTCTTGAAAAACACTGCAAAGCAACATTTGGTAACAAGAAGGACCTTTCTCTTTAGAGGTACCCTATATTTCTCACCACAATCCTAATGAATAAGCACAAAGATCACCGAACCCCAGGTTTCCCTAAAGGCAGCCACGTACGTAGAAGAGGAATTAGTTCTTGAAGCACAGAGACAAGAACTACCTTTGCTACAGTCTGCAGATACTTCAAATCTGTGATTCGGTTTCTCGTTACAAGCAGcttgagtttttaaaaatgtttgtattaaaaccttttttgtgtttctagCTGTACAAAATCTAACAGCTTTTTTCCAAGAATGTATGCTGTAATTGCTGCAGTGACTATTTGCTTCCTGGCACCAACATTTTGACCATTAACCTAAGCCGGGAAAATAAGCTACTGCCATTAAGTGTTATCAACCAGCTACACTGCTCGGAGCCTTCTGTCAATCCTTGTCCATTTAAACTGGCTTTTTGGTGATGAATTCTGGAATACTGTTCTAAGCAGCCTGTTAGAATTTAAATACTTCAAATCAATCCACCTGATTAGACAGATAAGAGTCtggaggttttttttggttgtttgttttggtagtgGTGGCTTGTTGTTGTAAAAGAATGCAAATGAAAAGTTAGTGAAGACAATGCTTAAAAAGCTAAATTACTAGAGCAACACAGCTATATGCTGACTCTGGTAAAACAGAGAGTAATATTCagacttttctgaaaaaaacctaCCAGGATTTAGGAAAACAGGTTCTGGTTCTCCTCTGTTTCCATAGTAGCAAATTACATCTCCTTTGGTGGtactgaaaaaatataaataagaatTTCTCCTTGAGAAACCATCAGCTTCTATATTTGATTATGCTCTAATTTCATGCAATCTTCAAACACAGCAAGATGTTTTTCCCACTGTTACCACTATGATACCACAGCCCAGAGCTAATTCATGAATTCTATTACTCTTCTCCTCTCAAAATACCGTATTAGCTGTACCACTGTCAAATAGCACCATTATTAAACGTAACTGTAGTAAAATTCAGTAAAAACCCAGAACTGCTGCATGGAAAGCAGCCAGGCTTAATGAGCAAAGTCTGGTTTTGAATAAGACACCTTCCTACAAGCTTGGTTCTGATGGGCACATTTAGAGCTGGCACACAATTAGTACTGATACTAGCAAGAATCCCTTGGCAGCTAAAAGAGGAGAGCTTTGAGCTGAGCTGTCACTGATAGACCAGGCTGACTGCTGGACCCCAGTCACACACTAGGACAAAAATCATATCAGAGTATGGCAGCACATCACATCTTCCATGAACAGGGGCATAGGAAAAGCAATACCGGAGAGAAGTATTTTAGGTCAACTCAAGTTGCTCGAATGGTGCGTTTTGCAGAGCAAACTGTTTATATGGTATCTCAAAAGCAAGAAATACTTTGAACGATATAATCCATAAATAAAATCCTGCTGGAATTAATACAATGCAGTCGATGACTAAGCACAGAACAAATAAACCAAcattaaaaaacaggaaaaaaaagttgcCTGCTAATGGCCTCCTGAAACATTAACACTCGGGTcataaaaaaaccttaaaactaCAGCAGCAATTATAATCACACTACAAGCATTTTATGCATTaagcaaataaagcaaaatcaTTAAGGTCATTATAGGGGCTTTTTTCAGTTCAGACACCAGCAATTACACAAAGTATTTTATCGGTGCATTGAATACTCTCTTTTCAAATTGTTGGGCCTGTATCTGCTGTAGAAGGTCTACAAAGAGACAAGATCAGAACAATTGTTATCAACTGAGGTCTCAAAAGACAGAGTTTTAGATGGAAAGGGAGACAAATGGCCCAAGCAAGCCCTTGAACACGGCTGTACGGCAAGTCCTGCCACCAGTGAGACCATGTGCTGCATAAGTAGGCACTACTGACTTCCTTTAGAAATGGCTTTTTATGTGAAAGAATATTATCATCTAGCATCTGTTCCGAGATTCTTGTGACTGAGAAATTCAGTAACAACATTCCCTAGAGTTTAACAAAAAGATGGGGAATACACACAAACTGCAGGGTCGCTAATTCAGGACATCTGTATCGCATTGTTTCTACATTCCACATGCCCCCAGATGTGTGTTTTCTGTTACGCTTACCTCCACTGCAACACTGCTGCTGTCGAGAGAGGACTGAAGCCTTTCCAAGAGGCTTCTGAAATGGGGATACTTCCAAAAAACGAGTTCAGTGTGCCAGTCGGCTGCTCTTTCTTTTATCATTTGGCTCTGCCTATTCGCTTCCTACTGTTTACAGATACTCAGTATTGAACACAAAGGCAGAAGCCAAGATGAAAAATAAACACTGAGCTTGATCACAGCAATAGCCTCAAAATCCTGACTCGGACTCAGATTCTCTTCCCTCCCAGCTTTACATGTACAGACACCAATTTCACTGGAGAAGTAATAAAGGCATAATTATAGCGATGACAATAGGACCCAGTAGACACGTTTTTTAAAATCGCAGCCATAGCTGacagcagaaagggaaaaaactaAAACTACATAAAAATTATGCTCTTAGATACATCATTCTGTCAACAAACGTAAGCAATAATAAATATTCTAGGAAATATACTGGGCAGCATAAATCTCAGTAGCAATAGATGTTTCACAGCAACATGAAAGCCAAGCAGAGTTGGCTAGAATGATTTCCTAATGCTGATGAAGCATCAGCAATGccctcctgctctcctgccctgCTTCGACTTCAAGTTGGCTTTAAGTCGTGTTCAACAAAATTATGAacagaaaggagaaggagaaaagcaatGAGGCAATAAAGCTGCACAGGGTGTGGTTATCACTGAGCAATCACTCCTCTGGGCACCGAGCTCTCATCTAACAGGGTATTTGACAAACAAGGACATTAGATTGTTTTATTAATTATGTGTACGTGTATTAATTGTGCAAGGAGAAAAGATGAAATTGGCAGCCTGAAATGGTGAACAGTAGTTTCAACCAAGTAGCATGGTTCACAGATTAATCTTATTTTCTTCAGTGTTCGTGAGCTTATCAGAAAACTCTTTTGTTCTGAAGCTAAAAAATACCtgccaaaaaaaccaaactaacaacaacaaaccaccaccacaccaaaCCACCAACTACAAAGCCCAAACATTTTTGTACATATATCACCTACCATCAAATAAAACAGTGAAAAGAATACTGCCAGATACTCACAGCATACAGTCTGTTTTAAAGCACTGGTCTGATTTTGTTGTGTCTAAACATTTATTTGGTGTTACCCTAATTTTTTGAGCCAGGCAGAAGCTGACACCAGAAGAAAGagataaaataaaaaggttttgcagaagcttttttccttctcttgacATTGGACTGTCCAGCTACTGTCCAGCTCATTAGACTTGCAAATGCCTGAGGATCTATGCAGAAATATTTCAAAGGGGGTCAGGGAGAACACGGTAGAGAAGCACCTGGACACCTCATTTTCATGAGGAGGTCACAAGGAGCCAGACAGATGTACCCAGCAGAAGGTGCTATTGGGGCAGACAGTGCAGGAGAAGAAACATCAGTCACCACAACTCACCAGCTACATTCTTTCCACACCAGCAGTCCGATTCGATCTTACTTTTCACTGGAAAAGCTCCTAAGTCTTATCTCAGGAGAGCAATCAAGTCCCTCTCACGTAGCCTTGTCTTGATAACCCTACTGAATAAGGTTGCCCATGTTTCTGAAACCTGGTCACACTGTTCAGGTGTTTTCATCTTATGAAGCCCTGCACTATCGACAGCTGAATTAACTCTTCTCCCAAACACTTTTTCTtcagtttgccttttttatttcaaTGATGTTGCTACATAACTGGTTGTAGATttacacattaaaaaagaaatagataCAGTCTATAGATAAGTTATAAAAACACCTTACAAATATACAATATGAAATATATGTTTTATAGCTATCCGCCCCAATTCCAACCCCATTGTTTTGGAGATCTGCAGTTTCAAGCGAAACTCAGCCCTACCCATCATCACATCAAGGATAAAACCTGTTATTAACCAAACTTCACTCTCCACTCAGAACATGAAGATTACATCCTAGTACATAACCACTATTTTCAGTACATTACCAAATTAGTCGATGCAGGTGACTGTATAGTTCACTACATTTCCCCTGGGGGGACTGAAAAGTGCCCGTCACAGGGGAGAGCAGAAAAGCTCACATGAAAGGCCTTTTTCTGCAGCTGAGTTGTTCTGTAAGAGACAATTCACCTATTCCTCTTGGAGAAAATGATTCTCACCTATTACACAGAGATCTTATTGCACATAAACAATATGTGCTCTGACTGACAACCTGGCAGAGGCTCTAAACTTGCTGGGTGAGTGACAAGAAGCTGCCACTTTGGTTTGTCCTTCAGGGCAGTCTGTATTGCACACTTGGTGGTATGGAACACAAGTAAGATGCTGCCACAACAGCCCCAACACAAGTTAGACGTAAACACAGGTTTCCCCAAGACAGAAATGCTGCCTCAGTCATCAACAAAAGCAGCTCACTTGACTTTAGATATTACCACaaagggagaaagaaggagaacttctctgaATCTTAAGCAGACATTTTCTCAGAGACGCATCCAGCTTCTGAGAACCTCATTCCTCTCTAATCAGACCTATGGATCATCACAACTGCCGTAGTAGGAGCACGGCCTTCTTAGAAGCTAATTTTGCAGCCACACAAGACTCCAAACACTGTTTCCTATATGCTATACATTCAACATAAAGGTACAGTTAGCATAACAGGCTAAGTTTTCATGACTCTCATGCTCAGCAGGTAGAGCAAGAAGGGTTTAGAAAGCTAAAAGTACTTTATCCAACACAGTattcttattaaaaagaaatgaatAGTTTAAATTGACATAATGAGATGCCACAGAGCCACAGAGCAAACAGATTACACTACAAGTGTCAAAATGCATGTGTGTTTAAAGTAAGAGTCATACAAAGCTGTGGAAATAAACAAGATTTTATAATCCATATGGTGGTTTCCAACTCTCCTTCTCACATCATTGTACCTGTATCACCCAGCATACTGTCATCATCTTAACACAGAGAGAAGATGAaaatttctttccctgaaacGTGTACCTGAAAACTCAGACGCTGTAAATCTCTCTCTAAATGTGATGCCTACAGTCAGCAATATGATGTGCTCAGACATACTCTCCCAACAGTGCTTCATTTCCACTTCCAATTTGAGTTTCCTCTCCATTTCCCACCACTCTAACAGAGCCAATCACTTTATTACACAACAGAACAACATGTAAAGAACAGTCTTCAGTCTTTTCTTTGAACAGTAACACGGCCCAACAAAATAGCATCAACTGCAATAACATTTGCTATTTACATAGAAGAGTAGCTTCCATTTATATAGTACATTTCTCTCAGGAGTACTTCTAATTTCCTAAAATGACAAGTTTACATATCTTATAGAAACTGCTCTGCATCATTAACTTGCCAAGAATTTCATTTCATCAGAGTATCCAAGGCTAAGGACATGTCAAAATGGAGAAGTTAATCAACACATACAGCTTTCCCAGTGATACTCAGCAAGGAATTACAACCTGCATCACCACAGAGACTACTCCATTGAGCATACGCTTCCCTATCAGCCcagcatggaggaaaaaaaacaggaaCACATGAATGATTGCCttagcaaataatgtaaatcaaaTCTACTTTAATATCATTATACTAGCAGCCATTATGACTATTCTATTTACCTAAATTAGAAACAAGAAACTCAAGCATACTTAACTGCTTTCTAGCTCACACCCTGAATGTCATGCTTGCTTTAAGATCTGGTCAGACTATTCCTCCTGCTATCTTTTCAGTTACAGATAGCCTCCCAGTTTATGAAAGCTGGCCAGGCAGCAACATGCACCAGTGAGCACAAAAACTCAAATCCTCTGACCAtgctaaaaattaatttaagcaACGGAATAATTTTGGGAAGTCTGTAGCAGGATAATGAACTTTGTAAAGTTTAGagtaaaaaataagagaaaagcagcaaacgCTGTAATTGCCTAACTTGCTTCTGGATTAAACTTCCGGAAAC
This DNA window, taken from Patagioenas fasciata isolate bPatFas1 chromosome 17, bPatFas1.hap1, whole genome shotgun sequence, encodes the following:
- the TANGO2 gene encoding transport and Golgi organization protein 2 homolog isoform X1 → MCILLFKFDPRPASKNAYRLILAANRDEFYHRPSKPAEFWDSSHEILSGLDMEEGKEGGTWLGISKKGKMAALTNYMQPNVDKNAKGRGALVTNFLTTDLDSYSYLKKVSEEAHLYNGFNLLAADLNTTKGDVICYYGNRGEPEPVFLNPGIYGLSNSLLDTPWKKLQYGKQLFTEVIERSQDLTKEDLVQELLTVMNNQEPQLPDPAIEDQGKDYIRPVLNKYAAVCVRCPGYGTRTNTVILIDSEGWVTFTERDVIDVDLDQWKTSTYEFKLHT
- the TANGO2 gene encoding transport and Golgi organization protein 2 homolog isoform X2, encoding MNFTTDHPNQQNFGTAAMRSLVVCLDMEEGKEGGTWLGISKKGKMAALTNYMQPNVDKNAKGRGALVTNFLTTDLDSYSYLKKVSEEAHLYNGFNLLAADLNTTKGDVICYYGNRGEPEPVFLNPGIYGLSNSLLDTPWKKLQYGKQLFTEVIERSQDLTKEDLVQELLTVMNNQEPQLPDPAIEDQGKDYIRPVLNKYAAVCVRCPGYGTRTNTVILIDSEGWVTFTERDVIDVDLDQWKTSTYEFKLHT